The nucleotide sequence TTTTATTATGCCATACTAAAAGTGATCCTATTCTTCGATTACGGGTCAAGGAGTAAAAGCTTTGAAGCCCAAAAAACTAAAAACCGATATAGTCAGTGTTCGCTTCCTGCCCCGCGAAAAAGAAAAATTAGCCCAACAAGCGGCACAACAGAATATAACCCTGAGTGGACTGGTAAGATTAAATGCCCTTGCCCAAAGTAATAACAGCCGCATTAAATTTGTCCCAGAGGTC is from Gloeothece verrucosa PCC 7822 and encodes:
- a CDS encoding plasmid mobilization protein — protein: MKPKKLKTDIVSVRFLPREKEKLAQQAAQQNITLSGLVRLNALAQSNNSRIKFVPEVNRKLYFELGKIAEKLQDKEANKDSLNSLYLLLNEVRKELMGIKQPPTQETNK